AACTGGGGAGAATTTCTGGGCGGAGGCGGGATGGATATTTTATCCGTTATGGGGATGTTCGCCATTCTTTTTTGGATGCATCGCCAATCGTCACGCGTCCAATGATTTTTGCATAAAGAATTGCAAATTTTATGAGATTGTGTTATTGTATGTTCAATCTTTTTCGATAAGTTTTTATTAAAGTGAATTTTTGTTCATGAAGGTATTAGGATCACAATGGCGTAGTTTCGAATCGGTTTCGCTTAATCGCTTGGGAGAGGGAACATTTTATTCAATAATGACTATTATACGAGATATTCTCATTCCACTTGGTTCAGGCCTGCTTACCGCCGCAGGCGGTTGGCTTATCTACCTTTTCTTAAAAACGAAAGAGCGGAAAAAGCTGTTTATGGCGCCAGGCGCCAAAACCTTCGCCACGGAAACGGATATGGATAATTTGATTGTCGATCCGGAAGACGCCGCCGCTATGTTAAGGCAAATCCAGCGCGATATGGCGAAAGCTTTCGGATTTATTCTCCATACTCCCATCTCTGCGCGGCTTATCGGTTTGGGCGATCTGCGCCGCAAGTGCGATTATCGCGGCAATCCGCTGGGCATGTTCACTTTCGAGGATCACCGCATCACGATTTACATCCTGTTCGGGATGCCCCGCGCCCGATTTTACGCAACGCTGGCGCATGAATACGCCCATGTCTGGCAAGCGATGGAGGGATTCCTGACAGGAACGTTGGAGCATAACGAAGGCTTCGCCGAATGGACGGCGTTGGTTTTAACCCAAATGGCGGGCTTCGATACGAAGGAAGAATTCGACCGCGCCAGTTGGGACCCCTATGGAACGGGAATGCGCAAATTCATCACGCTGCAAAAAATATTCGGCGTACGGGAAGCGGCGCAATTGGGCAAACGGCGGCGGCTCAATCTCAACATGCTGCGGGGTAATTATAATTAATGACGAATGAATAATAAGTAGGATGGGTCGCGTCGTTTGACCCATCAATTGCTCCATTTCAAAAAGATCGATGGGTCAAAAAACGCGACCCATCCTACATTTCTTCAAATTCAAATCATTTTTGAAACTTGTGATTTGTAATCAATCGTTCCCTTCTACTTTGCCCAGCAGAAAGCGCAGTCGCGTAGGGTGGGCTCAAAGCGAAGCGTAGCCCACCATTATCTTTAAATGAAGAACGTAGAGCGTAAATCGTTTTCACCCTTCCCTCTTTTTTTCCCTAACAGAAAACATAAAGCGGCTTCTAAATTTTCATGGCGAAAAACAAATCCCGATTTTTGCAGTTGCGCGGGAATCGCCCGCACTCCCGATAACAACAATTCTTCCCCCATTTCCCCAAACAATAACCGAACGGCAAAAGCGGGCAGCGGCAGAATCGCCGGGCGATGCAACACCTTCCCCAGCGTTCGGACAAACTCGCAGTTGTCAGCGGGGCGGGGCGAAACAGCGTTGACCGGCCCCGCCAGCGAATCCGTCATCAAACAGTGTAGAATCACGCCCAACGCGTCATCCAACGCGATCCAACTCATATATTGCCGCCCATCGCCGATGGCGCCGCCCAATCCCAGCCGAAAGGGCGTCAGCATCGGCGCCAGCGCGCCGCCCGCTGGAGTCAAAACGACGCCGAAGCGTAAATGAACCGTCCGCATCCCGGCGCTTCTCGCCGCAGCGGCGGCCTCCTCCCACTCGCCCACGACTTGCGCCAAAAAGCCCTCGCCCTGGGAACTGGTTTCATCGACGGCTTCCTCCCCGCAATCGCCGTAATAGCCGATGGCGGAAGCGCAAACGAGAACCTTGGGGGGATTTGGCAGCCGGGCGAGCGATTGGCAGAGAAACCGCGTTCCCTCTACGCGGCTGTCGCGGATGCGCCGCTTTTTCTCCGGCGTCCAACGCCCCGCGATATTTTCTCCCGCCAAATGAATTACGGCGTCAAAGCCTTCCAGGCGAGATAAGTCCAATTCCCCGGCGGCGGGATTCCAATGAATGCAGCGGTTATTTTCGGAAGAAGGCGCGCGAGTCAACATGAATACGTCATGACCCGCCGCCGTAAGAAAAGGAACCAACTGCGAACCGATCAAACCCGACGCGCCGGTAACGAGAATTTTCAAGGAACGGCGCAAATGCCGCGAATGAAATTCCAAATCCCCCGCCGCGACGGCGTGACGATAACCAAATAGGCGGCGCAATTTTTTTTGCGCCAATTGCTCGCCAACGATTTTTCCCAACGCACCGAAAGGGAGAGCGTATTCGATTCGATCTTCCAAAAAACAAGCGCTAGATCCATCCGGCTCGAAAAGATAAAGATGATCCCAATGAGCGAAGGGTCCATCAATTTGAACATCGCGGAAGCTACGGCCTTTTTCATAATCGCGGCGTTCCAAAATCCAACGGCGCCGAAAGGGACCGAAAGGGATATCCAACGTCATACGCGCTCCATCCCGAATGCCGCCGGAACGTTCCAACACTCGCACGCGCTCCCAAGGAGGACGCAAGCGCTCGAAGGCGCCCGGCCGCTCATGCCAAGCGAAGACATCCTCGGCGGAAATTTCGATGCGAGTGCGATAAATGAAAGTATTCATAGTAATAATCGTATATGATGGGGAATCGTATTTGTTTGTTTTACTCACTCATGTTACGCAACCTGGGAGCGCAGGCATCCTGCCTGCCTGTTGCAATCATCATCCTAGGGCGGCGAATGGGCTTTATATCTTTTGCGTTTTTAAATCGCGAAAGCAAGGAATAAAACAAATTCTATGAAGTTTCTCATCCCAGCCTTGAAAGGCAGGGCTACTTTAAATACCCCTTTAAAGGGGCAAACGACACTAGCCCGCCGTTTCAACGGCGGGTGAACGAATGGATTCATTTTGCGTGTTTTTCTTTTTCATTTCGCGTTTTCGTGATTCAATCGAGGAAGGTAATAGATTCCTCTAATTTTCTATTGCGGGTAACATGAGTTACCTCAACAGATATTTAAGAATCGAGGATGCGCCTCAAGATAAAGTTCGATTGCCTCCTTCATATTCGACAGCAGTTCTACCACCGTATCGCCCTGGCTTACGCAGCCGCGCAACTCCGCCGCTCTTCCAACATAGATTCCATCTTCATCCCGTTCGATAATCACTTGATATTTTATCCTCTCTCTTCCTTTTTGTTTCGCTATTCTTCGATGCGCACAGAATGCCCAGAAAAAAATCCCTGCCGGGCTATGAAACTTTTTCCCTTCCGATGCGTATTATAGATTAAAGAACATTGAGACGATCAATAGAAATTACTCATGAATGCGAAAGAGGTTGTAAGAAATGAATGCCTTATTAAGCGCGATATTGTCCGATCCCCAACCAGAATTGCAATGGATCGCCGCCAGCGCGCTCGGATTGTCGTGTATATTCATCCTGTACGCTTATCTTCACCGGCGCAATGAGAAGAACTTTCCTTCCAACAAGCCCCGGAATCCGGCGAAAGCCATGATAACGCCTTCCCATCTTCGCGAGGAAGAAAGGCAATTGCTAAAGTATTATTCTCAGCCGCGGCGCGTCAAACGCGAGGCCTATTATCAATATCTAAATCGCAACGCGAGGCTTTTTTAGCCGCATCCCGCAGGAAAATTTTCCGAAAAGGAAACAGCGTGAGAAGAGATCGATAACGAAATCAAGTCCGTTGCAACGCCGGCGGCGAAGAGGGAATTCATCTACGGATAAAGTTCCCAATCTTCGACGCCGGCGTTTTCTATTTTGCCCCATACGCGGATATCGTCGAAATTCCCCGTATCGTCGAACGAACCGAGGCCTAGGCGGCCCGCCGTGAAATGCGAATCCACGGCGCGCATAATGGGATTGGGAGCGTTGTCGAAAAAGACTTCGATAGTTCCCTTCCCCGCGTTGCGTTCGATGCGGACGTCGTGATATTTTCCGTCCACCCAAGCGGTTCCCGCCGTTCTTTCCAATGCGATGGAAACGCGCGGCTCGCCATTGACGATGAAAATGGAATTGGCGTAGTCGTCGGCGGCAGGGGCAATATGCGCATAGTAGAAATGCGATGCGTCGATCCAACCGAAAATGAAGCATAAATCGCGGTGTTCGTATTGGCGGCTAGTCTGTTTGGCTTTCACCGTCCAAACGAAATCGGAAACGGACAGGTCTTTGACGAGGGATATGTTATACGGAGAGCGCACCGGCGGTTCGTAAGTGCTTTGAACGAATTGAGAATAAACATGGTTGCCGTTTTCGTCCACAACCATCCAAGCGTTGGGATCGAGAGGCTGCCAGCGATCGGCGCCGCTTTCGAAATCTTCCGAAAATACAAGCGGCAGTTCCTGCAATTCCTTTGCGGAAACTTCCGATAAAAGAAAATCGGCGCTAAGCAGATAAAAGCATAGTATTGGTAACAATTTCCGCTTCTTTAGCATTTTTTCTGAATCGCTCATATTACGTATTTCCATTCCCTCGCCCTCTGGGAGAGAGTTAGGGTGAGGGGACTTTTTCAATAACGCTACTATTATATTCAAATGAAAAAAACTACTGGCCCCTAATCGCTGTTTTAAGATTATTTGACGGAATCGTCTTCCGGCAGATTCAATTGCTTATAGAGGCCGCGCCGGCCTTCTTTGTCTTGCTCCAAAATCAGGCGGGCGTATTGCGCAACATCCTTGGCGTGCTCGCGGGGAACGACGATCACGCCTTCGCCGTCCGCCGCAACAATGTCGCCAGGCATGACCAGAACGCCGCCGCAATTGATAGGCCGGTTGACGGATTCGATCTCGTTGCGGCCCGGACGGATGCCGCGCCCTATTTTACGGAAATAGAGAGGAATCTTTTCCGTAATAATCTCGTCCGTATCGCGGGCGCAGGCGTCGGTAACCACGCCCGCCATGCCTTTCGCCTTCCAGCCCATAATATTATTGGAGCCGATGGTGCCAATATCCTTATCGTCTACGTCGTCGATGACCAACACCGTTCCTTTGCGGATCAATTTCATAAACGGTTCGGACGAATATTTGCTGTAGAATTCGCCTTCCCAGCGATGAAATTCGTCCGGCGTTATTTTGGGAAGCGGCTTATTTGTAGGCACATAACGGGCGGTAACGGCGACGCCCACGATGCGATGGGTAAAATGTTCGGCGTCTTTCCATAAAGGAAGTATGTCTTGATCCATCAACCCAACATCGCGCAGCCCAGCCTGATCCATGCCGTCGATGATGTCGGAAACGCGCAGTCCGTCGAAATATTTCAATAACGCCAGGTCTTCTTCCAACGTATAAACTTTCGTGGGGATGAATCCAGCCCCAGCGCGCAGCTGTTCCGCTTCGTCCTGAGCCGGAACCAATCCCGGCGCGGCGGCGAATAACGCCAAAGATAAAACCCAAAATATAATATTGAGCAATTTTATCATTGCAGCCTCCTTCACATCACGAGTAACTCATGTTACGCAGCCAATGATCTTTAGCTTGCAACGTTTGTATTTCAACGCCAAGTAGACGAATCGTTCAAAAGAGCAGCAAGAATTTCATTTTTTTGCGTTATTGAATCGCGAAACCGCGAAAAGACTCGAATTCCACGAAATTTTCGAATCGCGGATATCGCGGATTCTTTTGGATTTCACGGGAAAAAGCAATTCACGGCATGATCCCTTGCGCCAAATTTTTCCCTTTTTTTCGTGTTTTTCTTTTTCATTTCGCGTATTCGTGATTCGAAACGGCGATTCTGATTGACTACTTCAACTTTTTAATCCCGCATAATATGAGTTAGTAAG
The window above is part of the Candidatus Omnitrophota bacterium genome. Proteins encoded here:
- a CDS encoding TIGR01777 family oxidoreductase; translated protein: MNTFIYRTRIEISAEDVFAWHERPGAFERLRPPWERVRVLERSGGIRDGARMTLDIPFGPFRRRWILERRDYEKGRSFRDVQIDGPFAHWDHLYLFEPDGSSACFLEDRIEYALPFGALGKIVGEQLAQKKLRRLFGYRHAVAAGDLEFHSRHLRRSLKILVTGASGLIGSQLVPFLTAAGHDVFMLTRAPSSENNRCIHWNPAAGELDLSRLEGFDAVIHLAGENIAGRWTPEKKRRIRDSRVEGTRFLCQSLARLPNPPKVLVCASAIGYYGDCGEEAVDETSSQGEGFLAQVVGEWEEAAAAARSAGMRTVHLRFGVVLTPAGGALAPMLTPFRLGLGGAIGDGRQYMSWIALDDALGVILHCLMTDSLAGPVNAVSPRPADNCEFVRTLGKVLHRPAILPLPAFAVRLLFGEMGEELLLSGVRAIPAQLQKSGFVFRHENLEAALCFLLGKKRGKGENDLRSTFFI
- a CDS encoding type II toxin-antitoxin system HicB family antitoxin, which codes for MKYQVIIERDEDGIYVGRAAELRGCVSQGDTVVELLSNMKEAIELYLEAHPRFLNIC
- a CDS encoding RraA family protein, with translation MIKLLNIIFWVLSLALFAAAPGLVPAQDEAEQLRAGAGFIPTKVYTLEEDLALLKYFDGLRVSDIIDGMDQAGLRDVGLMDQDILPLWKDAEHFTHRIVGVAVTARYVPTNKPLPKITPDEFHRWEGEFYSKYSSEPFMKLIRKGTVLVIDDVDDKDIGTIGSNNIMGWKAKGMAGVVTDACARDTDEIITEKIPLYFRKIGRGIRPGRNEIESVNRPINCGGVLVMPGDIVAADGEGVIVVPREHAKDVAQYARLILEQDKEGRRGLYKQLNLPEDDSVK